AGGGactatatgggaaatctctgtaccctCCACTCCATTTTGCTGTgaccctaaaactgctctaaaaatgaagtctattaaaaaaaaaaaaaaaagctgacccTCCTAAGATGAGACAGACAAACACATCTCTGCCTCACCTTCTCTCTGCATAGGttcctttttattctctactTACCCTAGCCtaacctcctctgtgaagcccaGATGGGTCGAACCCTGTTCCAGGCTCCCATAGCCCCAGCGTACTTACTGATTATGACAACGTTAAGGTACATACACCCTACATTGTGACCAACTACTCCCTTGTTTCATCCTGGTGAGTCACAACCTGACTTGTTCACTGCCGtatccccatccccccaccatgACATATGGAACTCTGTGGAATGCTATCAAGTTTGTTGGATGAGTGCACGAGTGAATGGATGATGTTGCCGCTGAGATTAACAGCAGCTGAAGTGTGTCAGGGGGACGGGTGGATGAACTGGCTGAACCTCTCCTTTTCTACACGTGTGCAGCTATCCCTAGAGTCACCCTTCTTATCTCTGAGGCACAGCGATGGAGGGCCTCATTTGCGTGCTCTGTTTCTGGGGTGGCTACTCTGAGTTTATACAGTAATTGGTTGCAGTCCTCTCGGACCAAAGAAGCAACAGCTACTGTCCCCTGAAGTACTACACCCACAGCTCGATGAGGAAAACAGAAGCCACACTAGGTATTTCAAACATGGGGATTTAATGCAGGGAATTGACACGGGTTGGGTAAGGCCAACAGAGGGCCATTGAGGTAGCCCAGACGTTAGTAAACACAGGACGCAGCTACTAACCTTAGGGCTGGGGCAACAAAAGGGAAGAGATGGTGTTACCAGAACCTAGAAGCTTTGATGGGGGACCCCCCACGGCTGGTGCCCGGCCCTCTGTGGGGGCTGCTGCGCGGCGGCTGCTTGGACTTCTGAGGGGGGCGCTGCTTGGCTGGTGGTGGTCGGACCTCTGGGCGGGGGCGCGGTTGACGCTCGGACCTCGGAGGGGACCGTGGCTTGGCCGGTGCTCTGACCACCGCGGGGGGTGCCGCTGGCTGTTGCTTGGGCCTCTGAGGGGACGTTGCCCGGCGGCTGGTGCTGAGGGGGCCAAAAGAAGCTGGAGGCTGGAGCCATGGCTCTCCTCTGCTCCTTAAGGGATGCTGACAGGAGCTGGAAACAGGGAGGCaggccctgcccccccctcccaccttccaaTCGCCCTCTGGTACCTTCGGAACCTAACAGGGAGCGGACCGCAGGGCACTGGGGGAAGAGCGGCCCAGACTCGCGGAGCAGAGCAGGACTGGGCATGGAGCCAGCGCCCAGCCGGATGCCCAGTGGGCAGTGCAGCCCACTTACCTGGTCTTCTGGCAAGCACAGCAGATCCagtcctcttctttcttctggtaGAAGCAGCCACTTTTACAGATGCTGTACTTCCGATCCACGATCTCCCGTTTGGAGTTGAGGAAGGTGAATGGCGGGCAGCAATGTATGCTGAAGTGCTCCGAAAACTTCTGGTTCTTGGAGAGTCTGGGGCCCTCCTTAACCGTTTTCTGACTCATCTCACTAGAAGTCATTGATGcgaggagaggtggggagacacGAAACAGCACGTCAGGGGGGAGCTTTCTACTCCAGGAGCCTAGCGCCGGCCATTCCCGCGGTCCAAAATTCACATTCAGCCTTGTCCTACACCCTGAATCTGGAAGCTCAGTTTCTGGCCCGGCTCTACAGAAAGGGATTCAGggcttattaattatttattggcCTACTTTTCAATCATGTTTTCCGAAAACGGACACTTTTTAACTTACGTGTCGATGACCCGTTTAGGAtaggaaaaatattacaaaaccaAACGCACTTGtggaaaaataatattctagGTTTCAGAAagaccttttctttaaaataatgataataataataataataacaggttGGTACTAAAACCGTGGTCACTGTTCATACAAAAAAATACTACACGGTCATGAAAAAGAATAGTCGCCATGTTTCCATCTCATGAACACAATGTTGAACCAACAAAAGACTGAACACAAAGGAATATAAGCTGTATGATTCGATTTACATGAGGCTCAAAAACAGGGAAAGCTTAGTCTACAGTGCTAGAAATCCGAACATAGCTATGTTTGGAGAAGGTGAGGTCTGGCTAAGAAGGGGCATCAAAGTGCCGGCCGGGAGCAGATGTTCTGGGCCTTGATCTAAGAGGTGATTGCTTGGGTGCACGTGTATGTACAAATTCAGTGAGCTACACACTTAATTTTTGTGCATCTCACTATTTACTTgggttaaaaagaaagaggagaaggaggaagatggggaggaggaggaaatcaaAGAGAAGTTTGAGTCTTGAAAAAAACCTCCCAAACAGGGGTAAAAAATTGAATCACTACAACACCCTTTTGGACAAATACAGTAAGTGTCCCACCTAACACCACAACACTGTAGCACGCAGGGCATGTAAATGACTATTAATCAATTAAGAGTCAACAAATACACACGGTGACATGCATATATTAGACACTGAGAAAGTCCTTGCTCTCAACAAACCCAAGGTCAAGGTAGACACACAGCTGTGCCATCCGTAATTACAAACTGTGATGGTGATCAATAGACGTATGTACAAAGGCAAGGGAAGCACACAGAGAAGGGATGAATTGTTTGAAGACAGAACAGATGATCTGGGTTTTAAggatgaatacattaaaaacaactgCGTTACTCTGAGGGGATATGTTCATTGTTTCAGGACATTCATGTGGAAGGTGGGTGGGTATCCAAAACACAGCAGCTACAGCCGCCATCTTGAGAGTCCCTCACCTCTGGAAGAAGCCCAGCCTTGGGAATGGATGTGATGAGTAGGAACTGAGCAAGAAGCCAGGCCAGGGAAGGCTCCCAGGAGGGGTAGTGGGCCTACCTTCACACttcagggagaggggcaagggaagAAGGAACAGCAGAGGCAGCCAGAGAGGTGGGAGGAGTAGCAGCCTCTTAGAAGAGAAATTTCCAAATTTGCAGAGGAGATGGGCAACAGTTCTCAAAGAAACCCTTGGTGCAAACAGGCATTTTTAGAACAATGAGAAACTGAAGTTGATTTTTAGGGTCTGATTCATTGTAAAATCCTTAAAGACGTGCCAAATCCTTACCCAAACCCTACACAATGTGGCAAAAAGTTCAGCCCAGggttgaaaataaagaaacactgcAAGACTAACCTGTAGGAGTCATTTCTTTTCACTCCTGGCACATGGAGACAATGTTATCCGGCTTTTCACAGTCaacccagacacccccccccccaattcctcCAGCTTTCTGGAATCCTCTTTTCCCAAAAGGGTCAGGCATTCAACACAAACAGCAGAAAATCTAGCACTTGCCCCAGATTTTTAAGAATGACTGGCATGGGGTAAAAGGGGGACTTAAAATCTCTTGTGACTCTGAGCCCCCGCTCTGACTGAACTCTCAATTCCTACCCACCTGACGTGATACCTTGGCCCACGCCATGCCTGTCCAGACCCGCACCCAGCCATTTCTTCCCCCAGCACATcaagggaaattttttaaattctcattccATGACATTTCTCACCCTCTGCCTTCCCCAACCATGTCCAGCAGGGGGCAGCCTCACCTCCTGCTACCCTCCGTGTGTGATTCCCTAAAGGAAAAGAGGTTCTCTTCCGTGGAACCTTGACATTCTTCCAGGGCAACCAGCTAAaaatccacccctcccccccctttaCCTTAGTATAATATTTATAGTCTGTGGAAAGGCTCTGGCTACTATTTCTCCTCGTAGTGGAAATGCAGCGTTTAGCTGGGGTACGTGATTAATTGCATATGCGCACTGCCTCTCCAACTCTGCCCGCACCATGTTCCAGTTCAGGAATGTTGAACCCCACACGCTAAGCAACAGCAATACACACGCGAGTCATTCTTTCCCAACACTCCAGGCTTACTAGTATATTAGTTATAACCACAAATAACAGCACAGGAAAGAactcacatttactgagcacccattGTATGGTGGTTGCTTTCTATACCTCCTTTTATAACATGGGTATTATCACCAACAAACTAAAGACGGGAGAAGCTAAAAATCATGACCAACTTCATAAAGCCAGAAAGAAATAGACAGGGGATATGAATCCATGTCTGTGTGACCCCAACATCCCTGTCCTTTGACGAGGTCCAACACTATCTGTGCCTTGCTGTGCTCaaccctcctctcccccaaaagTCTGGACCTTGGGGGGCTGGAAATGGGCCAGAGAATGGGATAAGGCTGCATAGATGCAAGGGTCTGTGTCTTGGGGTGAGAAAGACTGTAAGTTGGGAAAACAGTTCACCGAAGAAGGAAGGATAGAGACTGGGCTTGGGGACATCACACAATATGGCGGCCTAGACCTCCCTGCCAGAGCAAGAAACACATGATGGAGCACTGGGATGTAAACCCCTAGTGTCCTGAAGACAGTGTGTCCCACGGGtgcttcctctgcccttccccaattGGCCCCTTAATgggttttaaaatctatatttactgttgaaaattagaaaacttgtatggataaaaataacaaaaatcccaTAGTTAACCACTTACAAAATATTTGGACATGTTTTTTATTTGGTAATATTTAGAGACAAATATATAGTTAATAAAAAGCAGGACCATACCTTACATACTCTTCAGATTTATATACCTGGAAaatcatccattttaagttttacAGATATACACATTATTTATAGTATTCTTATGCTTTTTAAATCTGTGATAAATTTTATAGTTACAGCCCCCTTTATAGTTCATATCATTTATTTGCATcttgtctcatttttcttaattcatcTTGCCAGTAGTTTTCCTACTatgttattcttttcaaaaacaagCTCTTGGTTTTCTTGCTTGTCtttgctctttttaatttttttctagttcattaatttctgtagggatatattattttcttccatttttttctaggtttatgtccttgggtctttttttttctatattctttttttttttaatgtttatttatttttaagtaatccctacacccatcatggggctcaaactcatgaccctgagatcaagagtcacattctcttctgactgagcccaccaggcacccctctctatTCTTGAGTCAAACATTTCTCACATAGGCTTTTATGGCTACAACTTTCCCAGTAAGTACAACTTTAGCTGGATACCACGAGTATTACCTTAAGccattttcacttcattttaaatatgactGAGTTCTTTGATTCatccattgtttttaaaaatctgttgcaAAATTTCCAAGTGTGCATTGACTTCTAACTTTAATGCATTCTAGTCAGGGAAAGTGGTCTGTATGATAATGACTCTTTGATAATTGTTGAGATTTGCTTTATGACCTCGCTCAtagtcagtatttttaaatgtcccaCATGTGCTTGAAAGGATTGTCTTTTCCAGAACAATTTGGAATTATCTATGCTTGGGCACAGCATAGATAGTGGACCATGGCTCAGCCCGACAAGGAAGCCATGTTGAGGAACACAAAGCCTGAAGGAGCCTGAGTCTGAGGACCGTGGAGCTGCTGTTCTAGGCCTGACTCTCAAACACTGAACATCTTTTACATGAGAGACAAAGTTGCATCTCCTTTAAACCACTATTATTTCAGTTGCAAGTGTGtacaattcaaattaaaatgctcagtttcctcatctaaaagaGGGTGTCTTCGTCCATGTAGGCTACCATAACAAGATACTATAAACTGGGTGGTGTACAAACAAcgaaaaattatttctcaaagttctggaggttggggagtccaagatcaagttgccAGCAGATTCCATGTCTGGCGAGAAGCCCCCTCCTGGTTCAGAAGTGGCATTTTTCTTGCTGCGTCCTCATGTAGTGGAATgagcaagggagctctctggggtctcttgtATGAGGACTCTAACTCCATTCATTAGGGCTCCAACTCTCATGAAGTTCTTCCCAAAGGTCTACTCCTAACACAATCACATTGgagattagatttcaacatatgaatgtggggggacacaaacattcagtccgtaACGGAAGggaagaacaaataataataatgcttaagagatgcctggccggctcagtcagtagagcctgtgactcttaatctcagggtggtgaggttaagccccacgttgggcatggagcctacgtaaaaagtttttttaaaataatgcttaaatCAGCAGCCCTTTGAAGATAATAAATAGGAAGAGAACCTAGCACTGTACCTAATGCAAATAATTTGCTTAATAAGTTCCATTTCCCTCTCCCGAGAATTCCTTCGAATGGTCTAATTCTACAACTTTGTCAGACACATTCTCTAAGAATCTCAATGTGTATCTCTGATGACATTTAGTCCAAACATGAATTACATCTTTACTGACATTAGTGGCTAATGGCAAATCTTTATAAACACTACACGATGTTTTCACAAAAGATATCAGctacttgtggggcgcctgggtggctcagtccgttaagcattcgacgttgcagctcaggtcatgatctcacagtccatgagtttgagccccgcatcaggctatgtgctgacagctcagagtctgggtcCTGCTTCGGGTcgtatgtctccctctctctcagcccctcccccacttgcactctgtctctctgccccccccccaaaaacattaaaaaaataaatttaaaaaaacatttaaaaaaagatatcatcTAATTGCACAGCAAAGATAATATGAACTATCTGGCAGGATGAAGAATTTTAattcaaaactgtaaaatattgtcTCAAGGCTTTCCAGATGTTTCCACATACTCTAAAACTAAAGaggagggagtgcctgggtggatcagttggttgagcaaccgtctttggcgcaggtcatgatctcccagttcatggctttgcactggcagtgcaaagcctgcttgggattctctgtgtccctctctccttgcccctcccctgcttatgctttctctctatatatctctcaaaaatgaataaacattaaattttttttaaagaataaaagaggagggaAAGTAAGACAGGTatttgaagaagaaggaaaaggaaaggaaggagaggaaccAAAGAGAGGGGAACAagaaccccccccacccctgccactatTTATTGACTACCTGCTATGTCCCAGATGCTTTATAGCCATCATTTCTAATTTCCAAAGTAACCCTTCTAGCTAGTCCCTACTtaacccattttagagatgaagaaatcaaggccTGAAGAAGTAAGCTCTCCAAGATCATataatactactaataataaaatagcaaacTCATTTCTGTCCATTTGACTAGTTGACTGCCAATATCCACTCTTCCCTTCAGTAAGAAACCTGGATTTTGTTTGGCACCCTAATAATGTCGAGTTAAGTACATACAACTGTGTGATCACACTGTAGCCAATGAGATATAGACAAAAGTCCATGAAGAACGTGACCTTTCTTTAATAATAAGCTTTATTCAAGAAGGGACTGCCCCCTGGTGAATGCATTCAGCCCAACTCAGCTGTTCCCCCGTTCCCAAGTGGTAAGATTATTTCAAGCCCTTGGACCTTGGTCCATAGGGCTCCTTCCCGCTGCTTCCTACCCACCCAACAATTACACAGCAAAACATCTCCATCATCTTTGCTCAAAAGCAAGTCACTCCGAAACTTTGCAgagccttcccttcccccaaaaaGAAATGATAGCTTCTCCCTCTTTCCAGCGCCAACTTTGTGTGCTATAcataattttaagaaagcatCTGGAAATTTTATGTTACGCCTGCTTCACCACCTCTTTAAATTTTCTGTCCTTGGAGGCTTGTTCAATGCCTGATTCAGAACAGGTGTTCAGTTGATACTTGAttaaaatgagagaatgaataaGGACATTTCTCACAAGTGCTGCCTGTCCCCCGATGCTCTTTAGCAGTCCCCTCGTCCCCGCAGGGACCTCTGCTCTGGCTCAGGCAACAGAATCTGTTCGATGAGAAGGGCAACACAGGAAGGGACCCTTCCACCTGACCCTGAAAGTTATAAAACTGGGCTCTTTAGAAAGAGCATTTCCAAAGACTCTGTGAACCTGCTACATCTTTTCTTAATTTATGCAAATTAATTAGCAAGCTTTAGCCAACACACACATTTAATTACACATCTTAGAGATGGCACTAGCATCTCTGTATTTAAACATGTGTTTAAACATGGCTTCACTTTTCCCTAAGGGGACTGCAGGTGGATACTAGGACCTTAAACGTAAGTAACATGGATTTtcttggatggagctagagtgcattatgctaagcaaaataagtcaatcagagaaagacaaatactcatatgtggaatttaagaaacaaaacagatgaacacataggaaggtggggcggggggagagaagagagggagactcttaacgatagagaacaaacagggttgctggagggagacgggtgggtgatgggctaggtgggtgatgggctagatgggtg
This genomic stretch from Acinonyx jubatus isolate Ajub_Pintada_27869175 chromosome C2, VMU_Ajub_asm_v1.0, whole genome shotgun sequence harbors:
- the MOBP gene encoding myelin-associated oligodendrocyte basic protein isoform X2, producing the protein MSQKTVKEGPRLSKNQKFSEHFSIHCCPPFTFLNSKREIVDRKYSICKSGCFYQKKEEDWICCACQKTSTSRRATSPQRPKQQPAAPPAVVRAPAKPRSPPRSERQPRPRPEVRPPPAKQRPPQKSKQPPRSSPHRGPGTSRGGSPIKASRF
- the MOBP gene encoding myelin-associated oligodendrocyte basic protein isoform X1, giving the protein MSQKTVKEGPRLSKNQKFSEHFSIHCCPPFTFLNSKREIVDRKYSICKSGCFYQKKEEDWICCACQKTSTSRRATSPQRPKQQPAAPPAVVRAPAKPRSPPRSERQPRPRPEVRPPPAKQRPPQKSKQPPRSSPHRGPGTSRGGSPIKASRLKRRSKPTPRKK